TTTCTAAGGATCACGTCGTTCTTGACCTCCCAAATTACTCATCAGCAGGTTACCAATTTCGATAACATAGCACTCGACGACTGTGTTCCAATCCTCGTCATCCATCTATTCCAGACCGAGATCACGATATCTCCCTAATCTCTAGGGTGGGCATTCCAAGATCGTCACGATTAGAAATCTCGAAAAGACGCATTGTGTGAATAAATGatagacaattttttttttcgaaccGCACAACATGCAGAATGTGTTGCCAGTCCAACACacattctattattattattattattattcaactaaTCTAAAGAACAGATGCAGGTTCTAATAATTAGTATCCGAGTGATAATGCTTCCAATACATAACAGTATCCTCTTATTAGAAACATAATGTACTTTGGGAACCTGTATGGAAATTTCCCAATGCTCATCAGCCTAATCAAGTACCAAACCTTAAAAAAACGCCCGTGAACTTGTACTACACAAACATCCAAGATACACTAAATAGCATACTATTTAATAGtacataaatattatttattattaaattttttagtattgAATTACtactattttactaatttttattaaatcctacaaatttaatagtaaaaaaattgatagtaaatatTATTCTCATACTAGCTTAAGCATTCTAATCCCACTAGAAAAATGCTATCCATATTATtctaaaacaaaatatttatttaaaaaatgttaGTACTAAAAAAGTAGgagtgtgaaaaaaaaaaaaaaattgtgagagAAAAAGAGCTCTTAAATAAGATGGGTATATACTTAGTTATAAGATTTAAATATATGAGTAATAGCAGTCTACAAcccctctcttttttcttttttttttttccccctcgtTGCTTGAGGCCTGCTGTAGTCTCACTCATGTAATCTAATTTATCAGtccaattaataaaataaaaaatatgctatttttatctcaaaaaaaatatatatgagcacatgatataatttttttagaaaaaataataaaaatttaaattcttcaatgataaaatataaaatagggaaaacttcaaaaatcccccttgtggtttgaatttttttcactttagtaccctgtggtttaaaatatatcaagttagtaccctgtggtttctcactttatcactttagtaccctgtggtttaaagtgtatcaagttagtactctgtggttttgcactttatcactttagtaccctatggttttaattttgtatcaagttagtaccctgtggttttttaaatcacagaatactaaagtgataaagtgtgaaaccacagggtactaaagtgataaagtgcaaaaccatagggtactaacttgatacactttaaacaacagggtactaaagtgataaaatgagaaaccacaggatactaacttgatacactttaaatcacagggtattaaaataaaaaagtgtgaaaccgcatgagggatttttgaagtttttcctataaaatATACATTCTATAGTAAAATGGGTAAGTAatatctttctatatatatatatatatatataatatttattttagagtAATATAACTTGTACATGTGACTTCCTTAGGATTTTGAATAGTCTTCTAAACTACTTAAATTGGCTATAGTAAGTTAAATGTATTTGCTGAGTTTAGAATAGTTCTAACTTATCagtgtttattttattttagaaaaaatttcaaataccactcttatggtttcgtactttctcattttagtatcctatggttttatctttttttttttgttaacttctccataatttttttcgttatatCAGTAACAAAgataaaactaaaggatactaaagtggaTATTCGACAAACTATAGgtgggtatctaaaattttttgtatatgatttaacaaaaaattaataaagagaataataaaaaaaaaataaaaaaataaaatattaaattaatatattttaaattatttgatattaaagtgagaaagtaagaaaaaatagtggtggtatttaaaattcaccctttgtattattttattttaaattcccTCCAATTTTAACCTCAAGTACACGAGCAACCTACATGTGAAGTTGTTGGGTAGTTTTACGAAGCAAGCGTCGTGGTCATGCTCACGCCCTCCCGTCTCCTCCGCGACTCTCCGtctcctcctccaccaacgACAAAGCCCAGGACAAATCCCACCCGCAACTCCCACCGAGAACCCCATCCTCACCTGCCACGTGTCACCCTCCCCCTCCCTATAATCATAATAAGAGCGAGAGCGGTGATAACAACGCCGCCGCACGCACGCCGCGGAAGCGCTTCGACCGAGATGGGAAACGCGCCGGAGGGGGAAACGGAGGGAAGCGGGTTCAAGCTCCGCGGCTTCAGGGGGTTCGTCCGGGCCAACCCCCGGTCCGACCGCTTCCCGGTCCACGGGTTCCACCACGTCGAGTTCTGGACCGGCGACGCCTCCACCGCCGCGGGCCGGTTCGCCTTCGCCCTCGGCATGCCCCTCTCGGCCCGGTCCGACCTCTCCACCGGCAACCCGGTCCACGCCTCCTACCTCCTCCGCTCCCGCTCCCTCCGCTTCCTCTTCTCCGCCCCCTACGGCCCCGGCCCCGGCGCCGGCGCGGCGATCCCCTCCTTCGACCCGGAGCGCGCGCGCCGCTTCGTCGCGGCGCACGGCCTCGCCGTGCGCGCCGTGGCGCTCCGCGTCGCGGACGCCGCCGCGGCGTTCCGCGTCAGCGTCGCCCACGGCGCGCGACCGGCGTTCCCGCCCGCCGACCTCGGCGACGGCTTCGCCCTCTCCGAGGTCGAGCTCTACGGCGACGTCGTGCTCCGCTACGTGAGCTTCCCGGCCGACCAAAACCCCGGAGAAGCCCCAGGCTTCCTGCCGGGGTTCGAGGAcgcggccgcggccgcggccgcggGCGAGCCCGGGCGGGGCCCGCTCGACTACGGGCTCCGGCGGCTCGACCACGCGGTGGGGAACGTGCCGGAGCTGGGGCCGGCTGTGGCGTACGTGGCGGGGTTCACGGGGTTCCACGAGTTCGCGGAGTTCGCGGCGGAGGACGTGGGCACGGCCGAGAGCGGGCTCAACTCGGTGGTGCTGGCGAACAACGAGGAGACGGTGCTGGTGCCCATGAACGAGCCGGTCCACGGCACGAAGCGCCGGAGCCAGATTCAGACCTACCTGGACCACAACGGCGGGCCCGGGGTGCAGCACCTGGCGCTGGCCAGCGACGACGTGCTCAGAACGCTGAGGGAGATGCGGGCGCGGTCGGGGGCCGGGGGTTTCGAATtcatgccgccgccgcccccaaATTACTACGACGGGGTGCGGCGCAGGGCCGGGGACGTGCTGTCGGACGAGCAGATTGCGGAGTGCAAGGAATTGGGGGTGCTGGTGGACAGGGATGACCAGGGGGTGCTGCTCCAGATCTTCACCAAGCCCATCGGGGACAGGTTACCGACAACATCCTTCTTTGGTCCTGCTAATGcatctgcttctgcttctgcttctgctttcagTTACAGTTACCTCACTCACCTCAAGTAGAGGGCTTTTGCTAAATTGAGAATCCTAGTGCTTCCGCTGCCGCGGGAATCAGAAATGAGATTCAATTCCGAGGCTTAAAATAGTAGAGAATTTCGGCCCGACGATACTACACCATACAATGGGGGGACCAAACAGACCCTAAGATCAGATCGCTGTGGAAAGTTCCGCTTTTGAGCACACGACCGACCGTATGCTCAGATACCACCAATTACAGGATTCCCTTGTGGTACCTCAGTATCATGCAGTTTATCCTAGCCTTTGCGCTTTCATAACACAGATTAACCCCGAAATGAAGTGTTTAATACCAACTTGAAGTAACCAAACAAGCGCCCTAAGAACCAACACAAATCACCGAATTCCGTTGTTTAATTCTCTTGTACAACTCCACGACGACCTATGAGCAACCCGAAACCTTAAACCTGCTTCTTACGAGGATTTGTTTGGGATAGGTCAAGCATGACACTAGCCTAGTCAGTTTTGTTCGAATTCCAATTAGCTACAGGTTAAGTGTGCTTGCATAATTGGTTTGGCTTCTAAAATAGCTTTTTTACTCTAAGTATTTATTTGAACAATCTATTCAAATCACATTTCCGCTACGCTTTTGCTGTGCTTTGGACGATATTCATGTCCGtgcatggatatatatatatatgtatttgttcATTGGGCGTTTTAGAGATGCATACGTTCAACTAGAGTTGCCATAATGTAAAGATAGGTA
This window of the Ananas comosus cultivar F153 linkage group 19, ASM154086v1, whole genome shotgun sequence genome carries:
- the LOC109724978 gene encoding 4-hydroxyphenylpyruvate dioxygenase, yielding MLTPSRLLRDSPSPPPPTTKPRTNPTRNSHREPHPHLPRVTLPLPIIIIRARAVITTPPHARRGSASTEMGNAPEGETEGSGFKLRGFRGFVRANPRSDRFPVHGFHHVEFWTGDASTAAGRFAFALGMPLSARSDLSTGNPVHASYLLRSRSLRFLFSAPYGPGPGAGAAIPSFDPERARRFVAAHGLAVRAVALRVADAAAAFRVSVAHGARPAFPPADLGDGFALSEVELYGDVVLRYVSFPADQNPGEAPGFLPGFEDAAAAAAAGEPGRGPLDYGLRRLDHAVGNVPELGPAVAYVAGFTGFHEFAEFAAEDVGTAESGLNSVVLANNEETVLVPMNEPVHGTKRRSQIQTYLDHNGGPGVQHLALASDDVLRTLREMRARSGAGGFEFMPPPPPNYYDGVRRRAGDVLSDEQIAECKELGVLVDRDDQGVLLQIFTKPIGDRPTIFLEIIQRIGCMMKDDDGREYQKGGCGGFGKGNFSELFKSIEEYEKSLESKQSTTVPAS